In one Trichosurus vulpecula isolate mTriVul1 chromosome 8, mTriVul1.pri, whole genome shotgun sequence genomic region, the following are encoded:
- the ISCA2 gene encoding iron-sulfur cluster assembly 2 homolog, mitochondrial isoform X1 translates to MAALGIAPRGWALTALGLRTVNSRLKGSRPLRTSWRPPLMPPGAPPQVGISLRWESSATSSSSSARSQTPGSESNEGQIRLTESCVKRLLEITEGAEFLRLQVEGGGCSGFQYKFSLDTVINPDDRVFEQGGARVVVDIDSLAFVKGALVDFSQELIRSSFQVLNNPQAEQGCSCGTSFSVKL, encoded by the exons ATGGCGGCGTTGGGTATAGCGCCCCGGGGATGGGCTCTGACGGCCCTGGGCCTGAGGACGGTGAACTCCCGGCTGAAGGGCAG CAGGCCCCTCCGCACCTCCTGGCGCCCGCCGCTGATGCCACCCGGGGCGCCCCCGCAGGTGGGCATCTCCTTGCGCTGGGAATCGTCcgccacctcctcttcctcctccgcTCGCTCCCAGACTCCGGGCTCCGAGTCAAATGAAGGTCAGATTCGTCTCACTGAGAGCTGCGTTAAG AGGCTTCTGGAGATCACAGAAGGGGCAGAGTTCCTCAGGCTACAAGTGGAGGGAGGTGGATGCTCCGGATTCCAATACAAATTCTCTCTGGACACAGTTATCAATCCTGATGACAG GGTGTTTGAACAGGGCGGGGCTCGAGTCGTGGTTGACATTGATAGCTTGGCCTTCGTGAAAGGGGCCCTGGTGGACTTCAGCCAAGAATTGATCCGAAGTTCATTTCAGGTGTTGAACAACCCTCAGGCAGAGCAGGGATGTTCATGTGGGACTTCATTCTCTGTCAAACTATAA
- the ISCA2 gene encoding iron-sulfur cluster assembly 2 homolog, mitochondrial isoform X2 produces the protein MAALGIAPRGWALTALGLRTVNSRLKGRPLRTSWRPPLMPPGAPPQVGISLRWESSATSSSSSARSQTPGSESNEGQIRLTESCVKRLLEITEGAEFLRLQVEGGGCSGFQYKFSLDTVINPDDRVFEQGGARVVVDIDSLAFVKGALVDFSQELIRSSFQVLNNPQAEQGCSCGTSFSVKL, from the exons ATGGCGGCGTTGGGTATAGCGCCCCGGGGATGGGCTCTGACGGCCCTGGGCCTGAGGACGGTGAACTCCCGGCTGAAGGGCAG GCCCCTCCGCACCTCCTGGCGCCCGCCGCTGATGCCACCCGGGGCGCCCCCGCAGGTGGGCATCTCCTTGCGCTGGGAATCGTCcgccacctcctcttcctcctccgcTCGCTCCCAGACTCCGGGCTCCGAGTCAAATGAAGGTCAGATTCGTCTCACTGAGAGCTGCGTTAAG AGGCTTCTGGAGATCACAGAAGGGGCAGAGTTCCTCAGGCTACAAGTGGAGGGAGGTGGATGCTCCGGATTCCAATACAAATTCTCTCTGGACACAGTTATCAATCCTGATGACAG GGTGTTTGAACAGGGCGGGGCTCGAGTCGTGGTTGACATTGATAGCTTGGCCTTCGTGAAAGGGGCCCTGGTGGACTTCAGCCAAGAATTGATCCGAAGTTCATTTCAGGTGTTGAACAACCCTCAGGCAGAGCAGGGATGTTCATGTGGGACTTCATTCTCTGTCAAACTATAA